The sequence CGACAAAGCTGCGGCCGTGGCGACGGTCGGGCTGTTCGCGGGCTACTCGTTCGGCCCCGTCCGCAACATCATCGGTTCGGTGATGGACGTCTTCCTCGGCCCACTCGACGCAATATTACCGTTCTACGCGGTCATCGTGCTTCTCGCCGTGTTGACAGGGTTGTACTCGACGATCCTGCAGGGCAACCTGATGAACATGGACAAGATGGGGGCCTATCAGGAGCGCATGAAAGACATCCAGGATCGCCAGAAGGCAGCCAAGGAACGGGGCGACGACGAGGCCCTCGATCGCATCCGCGAGGAGCAGATGGACGCGATGGGCGATCAGCTCGGGATGTTCAAAGAGCAGTTCCGCCCGATGGTCTGGATCATGCTCATCACCATTCCCGTATTCCTCTGGATGTACTGGAAGATCCTGCCCGGCGCCGCAGGCCAGATCGTGGGGACCGAACCCGACCGGATCGTTATGCCCATCCTGGGCTCGGTCGAGTCGTGGCGGACAGGAGTCATCGGACCACTCCAGGCGTGGATCCTCTGGTATATCCTCGCCTCCATCAGCTTCTCCCAGATCATCAGGAAGGCCCTGAACATACAGACCACACCCACGTCCTGATCCGGGTCACAATTCCTTTAGCTCGCCCCCTCCGACATCGACTATGTTGATCACCATTTCCGGTCCCATCGGCAGCGGAAAGAGTACCGCCGCCAGGGCGCTCGCCGAGGAGCTCGACTACGACCACGTCTCCGGCGGCGACATCTTCCGCTCGCTGGCCGAGGAACGAGGCTATACCCCCCTCGAGTTCAACAAACTCGCCGAGGAGGACGACCAGATCGACCGGGACCTGGACCGTCGACTCCGCCAAACCGCCCGCGAAGAAGACGATCTCGTCCTGGAGTCGCGCCTGTCTGGCTGGATGGCCGGGGAGTACGCCGACATCCGCGTCTGGCTCGACGCCCCGGAGTCGGTCCGGGCAGGTCGCGTCGCAGAGCGCGAAGGAACGGCATTAGAGGAGGCGAAACGAACCCTGCACGCACGCGCGGAAAGCGAGGTCGTCCGGTACCGCCGGTACTACGACATCGACTTCTCCGACCGCTCGATCTACGACCTGTCGGTGAACACGGCCCGCTGGGGGCCGGAGGGCGTCAGGGAGATCGTGCGGACCGCCGTCGCCGAGTACGAACAGGGCGACGATGAGGGAGCGTTCCCCATCGAAGGCGTCAACTACGAGTTCTGAGATGTCCGAGCTTCGCGCACCGCCAGACGACAGGGACCCGGACGCTCTCATCGAGTTCGGGGTACTCAACCTGGACAAACCACCCGGCCCCTCTGCCCACCAGGTTTCTGCGTGGGTCCGAGACCTGACGGGCGTCGAGAAGGCCGCCCACGCGGGGACACTCGATCCGAAGGTCACGGGATGTCTCCCGGAGTTACTCGGATCGGCCACCCGGCTCGCACCGGCCCTGCTCGAGGGCGCGAAGTCCTACGTGGCCGTCCTCGAACTCCACGACGATCCGCCGACGGAGCTGGAATCGATCGTCGGCGAGTTCGAGGGTGAGATCTACCAGAAACCGCCGAAAAAGAGCGCCGTCGCACGTCGCCTGCGCACGCGCACCGTGTACGACCTCGACGTCCTCGAAATCGAGGGGCGACAGGTGCTCCTGAACATACGCTGTGAGAGCGGCACGTACGTGCGAAAGCTCTGTCACGACATCGGCCTCGCTCTCGGCACCGGCGCGCACATGGGTGACCTCCGGCGGACCGGTACCGATCCCTTCGACGACACCGATCTGGCCACACTGTACGACCTCGCCGACGCCCTGGCCGTCTGGAGAGAAGACGGGGACGCCTCGTGGCTCCGCGAGGTGGTTCACCCCGCGGAGCGTGCCCTCACCCACCTTCCGAGAGTCACCATCGCCCGGACCGCCGCCACGTCGGTCGCAGAGGGAGCACCCGTCTATGCCCCGGGCGTGATCGACGCCGAGAACGCCACTGAGGACGAACTCATCGCCTGCTACACGCCGAACGGTGCCGCCATCTGTCTCGGTCGGCTGGTGGGGGATCCGGACGCGGCGAAGGGCGAGGTCGTGAACCTGGAACGCGTCCTGGTGTAGCGAACAGGCGGCACGTCAATGGCCCGGACGCCATCGACACGATTCCGGGTGGGTGTGCCGCACTCCCGCCTTTGCCCGACCCGGGCGACCGTTGGTGGAATGCGCAGAAATGGTCTGGGTCTCGTTGATAAACCCTGGCACGTGGCCGGGTCGGAACGAAGCCCTTAATGCGGGCTCTCCCTTCGATCCGAACGCGGGACCGTGGGGTAGCTTGGTATCCTCGGCGCATGGGGTGCGTCGGACTCGAGTTCGAATCTCGACGGTCCCATTTTTGACGAACGAAGTGAGGAGAAAATGGGAGCCAGGGATGCCGCGTTTCGGTATCTCTACGGCCCCGTTTGGTTTTATTAGGCCGTTCAACGACTGGCAATAGAATACCTGACGCCGTCGGTCGATGTATCCCGGACGACGTGTCGACCCCGATGAATGGAATTTTGGGTCAGGGTTCGAGGCACTCGTTATGGTAGTACTCGCCATCGCCGGCTTCGACGTCGGCGCCGGGGAGCCCGCAGTAATTGCAGATATCCACGCCGGGGTCGACGACATCGCCGTTTCGCATGACTACCCGTTTCATACTCGGGGGTACGGTCCGAGGTAGTAAAAATGTGTGGGGCGCACCCACATGCAATCGTGATCGCATTGCCGCAATCGGCGAGGGTCAGCGGACGGACGCGGCCCGGTTTTTTTGCCGCCAGAAATGCCACAGTCACCATGGCCTCGAATTCCCGACTCTGGTCGCTACCGAACCGCCGCCCGTGGCTCTCGTTACTGTTTGCCATCATCGGCACAGAACTCGTCGGCGCGTCGGGATCGATCTTCACCTCGATGGGGCTGTCGACGTGGTACCCCACGCTCACGCGTCCCGCTATCGCCCCACCGGACTGGATCTTTGCCCCGGTATGGACGGTGCTGTTCGCCCTGATGGGAGTCGCCGTATGGCTCGTGTGGCGAAAGGCAAGCGGGGAACGGGCCCACGCGGCCCGCCTCGCACTGGCCCTCTTCGCCGGTCACTTCGTGGTCAATATCGCGTGGTCGGCCGTGTACTTCGGGCTTCAGTCGCTTCGTGGCGGACTGGTCGTCATCGTGGTGCTGTGGGCGCTCATCGTCGCGACCATCGGCGCGTTCGCCCGGGTCGACCGGCGCGCTGGACTCCTGCTCGTCCCCTATCTCGCGTGGGTGAGTTTCGCCGCATACCTGAACTACGCCTTCTGGGCAGTCAATTGAGGGATCGGCGGTGGGCCCGTCTTACAGCTGCCGAATCCGCTCGTTCGGGACGACCTTGTACCGATCCGATCGGTCCTCGATGGTCGACAGCGTCGACGGATCGAAGGGAGCGTCGATGGGGTCGCTCGAAACGGGATCACCGTCGCGACGTTCGACGTCGAACTGCAACCGCTTCGGATCGTCTCGCACCTCGCTCCGAATCAGCGTGTCAGCGAGCGATTCCAGAGCGGCCGCTCGCTCCGCCACCATCGATGTCGAGACACAGAACAGCCACGTGATCGCCGTCGATCCGAACAGGTCCCCGACGGTATCGAGGAGGTCGTCCGCGTGCGTGGGCGAGAACAGTGGGAGGTTCAACGCAGTCGAGAACCAGAGCACACCCGGTCCCCCGGTGTCCTCCCGCAGTCCGGTCTCCTCGATTACCGCCGTCCAGGATTCTGGCTGTACGAGATTCGCGCGCAACTGCCCGTCGGGCCCCGCCACGACACCATCGGCGTCCGGATCGAAGCGGACGTGGACGACGTCGTCTTCGTAGTCCGCGATGTCGAGGTCGTAGAGGTCACGCAGGGTCTTCGAGACGAATGTCGGGTTGGGGAACTGCAGCGGTGCAACGATCACACGTCCCCCCGCTCGCAACCACGATGCGACGACGCCGAGCGCGATGAGCGGCTTGCCGGCGCCTCCCGGACCAGAAATAACGATCGAAGACGGGACGGCAATCCCCTCCGGAAACGCTTCGTTCAGCCACTCGTATTCCGTCACGAACCTGGTCGACGATCGACCCGTCGCCCCCATCGGTCCCGGTCGATATCCTTCACTCGGCCGTCGCCCCGCCGTGGGGCGGTCAGTTGCATCGTCCATCATCGAACACCGCTTTAGGCAGACCTAGACAATCTCGCAGCAAAAAGCTG is a genomic window of Halanaeroarchaeum sulfurireducens containing:
- a CDS encoding RNA-guided pseudouridylation complex pseudouridine synthase subunit Cbf5 — protein: MSELRAPPDDRDPDALIEFGVLNLDKPPGPSAHQVSAWVRDLTGVEKAAHAGTLDPKVTGCLPELLGSATRLAPALLEGAKSYVAVLELHDDPPTELESIVGEFEGEIYQKPPKKSAVARRLRTRTVYDLDVLEIEGRQVLLNIRCESGTYVRKLCHDIGLALGTGAHMGDLRRTGTDPFDDTDLATLYDLADALAVWREDGDASWLREVVHPAERALTHLPRVTIARTAATSVAEGAPVYAPGVIDAENATEDELIACYTPNGAAICLGRLVGDPDAAKGEVVNLERVLV
- a CDS encoding TspO/MBR family protein, with the protein product MASNSRLWSLPNRRPWLSLLFAIIGTELVGASGSIFTSMGLSTWYPTLTRPAIAPPDWIFAPVWTVLFALMGVAVWLVWRKASGERAHAARLALALFAGHFVVNIAWSAVYFGLQSLRGGLVVIVVLWALIVATIGAFARVDRRAGLLLVPYLAWVSFAAYLNYAFWAVN
- a CDS encoding DUF106 domain-containing protein encodes the protein MARTAEKVRELVGEDPDLRDVLADLVESEDELRWRDVKGDLTSGQWGRLLQKDILVEGDDGFRFADPSGVREGLESASGEELSTAPEDVDDEETSWSTYDKAAAVATVGLFAGYSFGPVRNIIGSVMDVFLGPLDAILPFYAVIVLLAVLTGLYSTILQGNLMNMDKMGAYQERMKDIQDRQKAAKERGDDEALDRIREEQMDAMGDQLGMFKEQFRPMVWIMLITIPVFLWMYWKILPGAAGQIVGTEPDRIVMPILGSVESWRTGVIGPLQAWILWYILASISFSQIIRKALNIQTTPTS
- the cmk gene encoding (d)CMP kinase — protein: MLITISGPIGSGKSTAARALAEELDYDHVSGGDIFRSLAEERGYTPLEFNKLAEEDDQIDRDLDRRLRQTAREEDDLVLESRLSGWMAGEYADIRVWLDAPESVRAGRVAEREGTALEEAKRTLHARAESEVVRYRRYYDIDFSDRSIYDLSVNTARWGPEGVREIVRTAVAEYEQGDDEGAFPIEGVNYEF